One Natrinema marinum genomic window carries:
- a CDS encoding helix-turn-helix transcriptional regulator encodes MVFSTLWTRISSLWRGSADETASSESATTATGESGQESDDETLSYAEEIEYGVDERELPDEDKILRMLVKRGGRVDQSTIHEETEWSIEHLEEVIDRMEDDDQISAITVGRKRVICRRGFEPKGYRGHLNE; translated from the coding sequence ATGGTATTCAGTACACTCTGGACCCGCATTTCGTCTCTCTGGCGCGGCTCGGCCGACGAGACTGCCTCGAGCGAGTCTGCGACGACGGCGACCGGGGAATCCGGCCAGGAGTCGGATGACGAAACGTTAAGCTACGCCGAAGAGATCGAATACGGCGTCGACGAGCGCGAACTGCCGGACGAGGACAAAATTCTCCGGATGCTCGTCAAACGCGGCGGCCGCGTCGACCAGTCGACCATCCACGAGGAAACCGAGTGGTCGATAGAGCACTTAGAGGAAGTCATCGATCGCATGGAGGACGACGACCAGATCAGCGCGATCACCGTCGGTCGCAAACGCGTGATCTGCCGGCGCGGCTTCGAGCCGAAAGGGTACCGCGGTCATCTCAACGAGTAG
- a CDS encoding small ribosomal subunit Rsm22 family protein — MSDQREAIRSNAKYLRNVRPIDPEEICEYVEGSPHPAVVRQQLREDAAALGLLERDDGTFVPVGDDPVTPLHGPVERLPADYERRLEDLLADRYGPNWNEGPSGDLLRSTIRRFKADYLEGRPVEYDDDAAAGYAIYHLPGYYAAVQYALDDLAERGLLGRNLRVLDIGAGVGGPALGLCDYLPDDALLEYHAIEPSAAADVLEELLGATGRNVHATVHRTTAEAFDPAEAVGAGGDAGDEFDPTAPDDGFDLVLACNVLSELDEPAAVARSLLETLAPDGTFLAMAPADKNTSIELREVERRLEGERLWDRDELPVEADDEDDAPVHRRGEVTVYGPAVRLWPGAIPSDRGWSFDVRPDLEIPGFQRRLDEAASADDAHDPGEFVNVDVQFSYSLLRLDGRRRIDMALETSEWAKMAEMDRHVTNRIDLVAAKLSRSLTGDGSDANGGGGRGDSGSANPLFKISDGSEAVDHYAVVTNETALNRPLLEADYGDVCSFEGTLALWNDDEEAYNLVVDEETIVDRIA; from the coding sequence GTGAGCGACCAGCGCGAGGCGATCCGCTCGAACGCGAAGTACCTGCGTAACGTCCGGCCGATCGATCCCGAGGAGATTTGCGAGTACGTCGAGGGCAGTCCGCACCCGGCGGTTGTCCGTCAGCAACTCCGCGAAGATGCGGCCGCCCTCGGCCTGCTCGAGCGCGACGACGGCACCTTCGTCCCCGTCGGTGACGACCCCGTCACCCCTCTCCATGGACCGGTCGAGCGGTTGCCGGCCGACTACGAACGTCGGCTCGAGGACCTGTTGGCCGACCGGTACGGCCCGAACTGGAACGAGGGACCGTCCGGCGACCTTCTCCGATCGACGATCCGCCGGTTCAAGGCCGACTACCTCGAGGGTCGGCCGGTCGAGTATGACGACGACGCGGCGGCCGGCTACGCGATCTACCACCTGCCGGGCTACTACGCCGCGGTCCAGTACGCCCTCGACGATCTCGCCGAGCGGGGCCTGCTAGGTCGCAATCTCCGCGTCCTCGATATCGGCGCGGGCGTGGGCGGCCCCGCGCTCGGCCTCTGTGACTACCTGCCCGACGACGCCCTGCTCGAGTACCACGCGATCGAACCCAGCGCCGCCGCGGACGTGCTCGAGGAGCTGCTCGGGGCGACGGGGCGAAACGTCCACGCGACCGTTCATCGAACGACCGCCGAGGCGTTCGACCCGGCCGAGGCTGTCGGCGCTGGTGGGGACGCGGGTGACGAGTTCGACCCGACCGCGCCGGACGACGGCTTCGATCTCGTGCTCGCCTGTAACGTCCTGAGCGAACTCGACGAGCCCGCCGCTGTCGCGCGGTCGCTCCTCGAGACGCTCGCGCCCGACGGGACCTTCCTCGCGATGGCGCCCGCCGACAAGAACACGAGCATCGAACTGCGCGAGGTCGAACGGCGCCTCGAGGGTGAGCGGCTGTGGGACCGCGACGAGTTACCGGTCGAAGCGGACGACGAGGACGACGCCCCCGTTCACCGACGCGGCGAGGTCACCGTCTACGGCCCCGCGGTCCGACTCTGGCCGGGGGCGATCCCGTCGGACCGCGGCTGGTCGTTCGACGTGCGACCCGACCTCGAGATTCCGGGATTCCAGCGGCGACTCGACGAGGCCGCATCGGCCGACGACGCGCACGATCCCGGCGAGTTCGTCAACGTCGACGTGCAGTTCTCCTACTCGCTGTTGCGACTCGACGGCCGACGGCGGATCGACATGGCCCTCGAGACCAGCGAGTGGGCGAAGATGGCCGAGATGGACCGCCACGTCACCAACCGGATCGATCTCGTCGCGGCGAAACTCAGCCGCTCGCTAACCGGGGACGGAAGCGACGCCAACGGAGGCGGCGGTCGCGGTGACAGCGGCAGTGCGAACCCGCTGTTCAAGATCAGCGACGGCAGCGAGGCCGTCGACCACTACGCCGTCGTCACGAACGAAACCGCGCTCAACCGACCGCTGCTCGAGGCCGACTACGGCGACGTCTGTTCGTTCGAGGGCACCCTCGCGCTCTGGAACGATGACGAGGAAGCCTACAACCTCGTCGTCGACGAGGAGACGATCGTCGATCGCATCGCCTGA
- a CDS encoding SWIM zinc finger family protein gives MSAFPEPTDGESVDFLEERDGDTESWTRADPREALIESFGRFGYKVTLRDGEDVHYCALGLEDDEYLGRCDCKGWQYHDGPCAHLCTLRKADFLGLVSVEATNGSPADEHEMCHATGETLEGEPHDTAIEQTRDYEQEMEGRA, from the coding sequence ATGAGCGCTTTCCCAGAACCAACTGATGGGGAGTCGGTTGACTTCCTCGAGGAACGCGACGGCGACACTGAGTCATGGACTCGAGCGGACCCACGAGAGGCGCTGATCGAGTCGTTCGGTCGGTTCGGCTACAAGGTCACGCTCAGAGACGGCGAGGACGTACACTACTGCGCGCTCGGCCTCGAGGACGACGAGTACCTCGGTCGATGTGACTGCAAGGGCTGGCAGTACCACGACGGGCCGTGCGCCCATCTCTGTACGCTCCGAAAGGCCGACTTCCTCGGACTGGTCAGCGTCGAGGCGACCAACGGCAGTCCCGCAGACGAGCACGAAATGTGCCACGCGACAGGCGAGACGCTCGAGGGAGAGCCACACGACACCGCGATCGAGCAGACTCGAGACTATGAGCAGGAGATGGAGGGTCGCGCATGA
- a CDS encoding prephenate dehydrogenase/arogenate dehydrogenase family protein: MDVLIVGAGSMGTWFGEAIDARVAFADVDGDAAAAAAERVGGAVADLEGEEPYEVVCLAVPMTHVTGAIAEQADRAKHAIVDVSGVMEPALEAMERHAPDKERVSLHPLFAPERAPGSIAVVRDRSGPATDDLLAALEARGNELLETTGPDHDGAMETVQAATHAAVLSFALAAESVPEGFETPIYEELRTLARQVTAGTPRVYADIQATFDGADAVADAAADIAAADPEELEALYREAAANWHGERSADRAESEPDGDESGGDGA; this comes from the coding sequence ATGGACGTACTGATCGTCGGCGCGGGGTCGATGGGGACGTGGTTCGGGGAGGCGATCGACGCCCGAGTCGCGTTCGCCGACGTCGACGGCGACGCCGCGGCCGCCGCGGCCGAGCGAGTGGGGGGTGCGGTCGCCGACCTCGAGGGCGAGGAGCCCTACGAGGTCGTCTGTCTCGCCGTGCCGATGACTCACGTCACGGGGGCGATCGCCGAGCAGGCCGACCGGGCCAAGCACGCGATCGTCGACGTTTCGGGCGTGATGGAACCCGCACTTGAAGCGATGGAGCGCCACGCGCCGGACAAAGAGCGGGTGAGTCTTCATCCCCTGTTCGCGCCAGAGCGCGCGCCGGGTTCGATCGCCGTCGTCCGCGACCGATCCGGCCCGGCGACCGACGACCTCCTCGCGGCGCTCGAGGCCCGCGGCAACGAGTTGCTCGAGACGACGGGCCCGGACCACGACGGCGCGATGGAAACCGTGCAGGCGGCGACCCACGCCGCGGTGCTCTCCTTTGCCCTCGCTGCAGAGTCGGTCCCCGAGGGGTTCGAGACGCCGATTTACGAGGAACTGCGGACGCTGGCCCGGCAGGTGACCGCCGGGACGCCGCGGGTCTACGCCGACATTCAGGCGACGTTCGACGGGGCCGACGCGGTCGCCGATGCCGCCGCCGACATCGCCGCCGCCGACCCCGAGGAACTCGAGGCGCTGTACCGAGAGGCGGCGGCGAACTGGCACGGCGAGCGGAGCGCGGACCGCGCCGAGTCCGAGCCGGACGGTGACGAGTCCGGGGGTGATGGTGCGTGA
- a CDS encoding ribbon-helix-helix domain-containing protein has protein sequence MDYDPSSRVSFGCPDELLETLDEIADREDKNRSEKLRELVQNEVDAKGDLHGPQPVLPDGERLADAYRMLHQRASAPHKSKRRVTLEAAKNKLYDNDTPKSAVLDEIIKPLESEGYVSVSPGNQVVWVYVRPMLYTDGEDIVEPGEEAIA, from the coding sequence ATGGATTACGATCCCTCGAGCCGCGTCTCGTTCGGCTGCCCCGACGAGTTGCTCGAGACGCTCGACGAGATCGCCGACCGCGAGGACAAGAACCGCAGCGAGAAGCTGCGCGAGCTGGTCCAGAACGAGGTCGACGCGAAAGGCGATCTCCACGGCCCCCAGCCCGTGCTTCCCGACGGTGAACGGCTCGCCGACGCCTACCGGATGCTTCACCAGCGGGCGTCGGCTCCGCACAAAAGCAAGCGTCGCGTGACCCTCGAGGCCGCGAAAAACAAGCTCTACGACAACGATACACCGAAGAGCGCCGTGCTCGATGAGATTATCAAGCCCCTCGAGAGTGAGGGCTACGTCTCAGTATCGCCGGGCAACCAGGTCGTGTGGGTATACGTCCGACCGATGCTCTACACCGACGGTGAAGACATCGTCGAGCCGGGAGAGGAAGCAATCGCGTAG
- a CDS encoding phage tail protein: protein MPGPAAALAAGEAVDKAGGAVDTVGDVADPAADAVSNVSSDVSDAAQNSQGFNVALAVGAIALAYVVYRFTGFFDGAGEAASGFGDALGDLWGGSKDAAAGGGGAAGDVWDGSTDAAGGIGGAIGDIWGGSKDVANSTGDMYGDAWSGTTGVLGDIWGGSKDAADGAGDLYGDVVGDIWGGATDTADGTGDLVGDLTGGVVDTGGDLFGGMISTGDDAVDGAVETGDDVVDGAVEHGGNAVDGAVDAGQDLVGGAADFAGGLI from the coding sequence ATGCCGGGTCCTGCAGCCGCGCTTGCGGCCGGCGAAGCCGTTGACAAGGCTGGTGGAGCGGTCGACACGGTCGGTGATGTCGCCGACCCTGCTGCCGACGCCGTGAGCAACGTCTCGAGCGACGTGAGCGACGCGGCTCAGAACAGTCAGGGGTTCAACGTCGCACTCGCAGTCGGCGCGATCGCGCTCGCCTACGTCGTCTATCGGTTCACCGGCTTCTTCGACGGTGCCGGTGAGGCAGCGTCTGGGTTCGGTGACGCACTCGGCGACCTCTGGGGCGGCTCGAAAGACGCGGCCGCTGGCGGTGGCGGTGCAGCCGGCGACGTGTGGGACGGCTCGACCGACGCTGCCGGCGGAATCGGCGGCGCTATTGGTGACATTTGGGGCGGCTCGAAAGATGTCGCCAACAGCACTGGCGATATGTACGGCGATGCCTGGAGCGGGACCACCGGCGTGCTCGGCGACATCTGGGGCGGCTCGAAAGACGCTGCAGATGGCGCCGGCGATCTCTACGGCGACGTGGTCGGCGATATCTGGGGCGGTGCGACCGATACCGCGGACGGTACCGGCGACCTCGTGGGCGACCTCACCGGCGGCGTGGTCGACACCGGCGGCGACCTCTTCGGCGGCATGATCTCGACTGGTGACGACGCCGTCGACGGGGCCGTCGAAACGGGCGACGATGTCGTCGACGGTGCGGTCGAGCACGGCGGCAACGCTGTCGACGGAGCAGTCGACGCAGGTCAGGATCTTGTCGGCGGCGCAGCAGACTTCGCCGGAGGGCTGATCTGA
- the surE gene encoding 5'/3'-nucleotidase SurE: MSDDLEILLTNDDGIDSTGIRALYDALSEHANVTVVAPAGDRSACGRSLSHEVEVDDHELGYAVHGTPADCVVAGLAELGPFPDLVVAGCNKGANLGEYVLGRSGTISAAVEAAFFDVPAIATSLYIPAEDTPFDQTAVTTDEYAEATRVTTYLAERALEAGVFDHAAYLNVNVPLPDDEPAPIEVTRPSKRYEMDAERDGAHVTLHDRVWDDMSPDSLPDPEGTDRRAIVEGRISVSPLTAPHSTEHHEVLDALADDYTEAVGTADH, translated from the coding sequence ATGAGCGACGACCTCGAGATCCTGCTGACCAACGACGACGGGATCGACAGCACCGGGATCCGGGCGCTGTACGACGCCCTCTCCGAACACGCGAACGTGACCGTCGTCGCGCCCGCCGGCGACCGAAGCGCCTGCGGCCGGTCGCTCTCTCACGAAGTCGAGGTCGACGACCACGAACTCGGCTACGCGGTCCACGGGACGCCCGCCGACTGCGTCGTCGCCGGCCTCGCCGAACTCGGCCCCTTCCCCGACCTCGTCGTCGCGGGCTGTAACAAGGGTGCGAACCTCGGCGAGTACGTCCTCGGGCGCTCGGGAACGATCAGCGCGGCCGTCGAGGCTGCCTTCTTCGATGTGCCGGCGATTGCGACCTCGCTGTACATTCCTGCCGAGGACACCCCCTTCGACCAGACCGCGGTGACGACCGACGAGTACGCCGAAGCCACGCGCGTGACGACCTACCTCGCCGAACGAGCGCTCGAGGCGGGCGTCTTCGATCACGCGGCCTATCTCAACGTCAACGTCCCGCTGCCCGACGACGAGCCCGCGCCGATCGAGGTCACGCGCCCCTCCAAGCGCTACGAGATGGATGCCGAACGCGACGGCGCCCACGTCACCCTCCACGATCGCGTCTGGGACGATATGAGCCCGGACTCGCTTCCCGACCCCGAGGGGACCGACCGCCGCGCCATCGTCGAGGGCCGCATCAGCGTCTCGCCGCTGACCGCGCCCCACTCGACGGAGCACCACGAAGTGCTCGACGCGCTCGCCGACGACTACACCGAGGCGGTCGGGACGGCCGACCACTGA